DNA from Pseudomonadota bacterium:
AGGCGATCGCGCGCGCGGAGTCGAGGCCGCAGGCCAGGGCGGCACGCGCTCGATCTCGCCTGCTGAACGAGCGCGCCGCGATCCTCGTGCTTCGCGACGGGGACACGGACGCGGCCACCCGGCTGCTCCGGGAGGCGATTGCCGCATGGCCGGACGACCTCGGGAACGTGCTCGATCTCGCTTCCGTGCGCATGACCGCCGGGCAGCCCGAGCAGGCGGTGGCGATCCTCGATGACGCGCTCGCGTCGCCGCGATTCGACGACTACAGGCGCGCGGCGATCGACGCCCGCCGGAGGAAGTACCTCGGGGCGCTCGGGGGAACGCCGCCATCGCCCCGGCCGTAACTGTGCACGAGCACGCGCGATCGGCTATCATCTTCGCCATGACCAACGGCACTCGAATCCTCGTGGTGGACGACGAGCAGTCGGTCCGCGAGATGATGGCGATCCTGCTGAAGCGGCAGGGGTACGACGTCGCGACGGCGAGCTCCGGCGTCAAGGCCGTGGAGATGATCGGGGCGGGAGCGGGGTTCGATCTCGTCGTTACGGATCTCCTGATGGATCGCGGCACCGGGATCGACGTGCTCGAGGCCGCGAAGGCGCGGGATCCGCACTGCGCGGTCATCCTCATCACCGCGTACGGCACGACCGAGTCGGCCGTGGAGGCGATGAAGAAGGGCGCCCACGACTACCTTTCGAAGCCGTTCAACCTCGACGAGTTCGTTCTCATCGTGCGGCAGGCGCTCGAGCATCGGGAGCTCGTGCGGGAGAACATCCGGCTGCGCGCCAAGGTCCGCGGCGAGTACCGGTTCGCGGACATGATCGGGAGATCGCCCGCCATGCGCGAGGTGATCGCGGTGTGCCAGCGCGTGGCCGACACCGCGGCGACCGTGCTCGTGTCCGGGGAGTCGGGCACGGGCAAGGAGGTCGTCGCGCGGGCGATTCACTTCTGCGGCGCGCGCGCCGAGCGGCGATTCGTGGCGCTGAACTGCGGGGCGCTGCCCGAGCCGCTCATGGAGTCCGAGCTGTTCGGCCACGTGCGCGGCGCCTTCACCGGCGCGACAGAGGACAAGATCGGCCTCTTCGAGGCGGCCGAGGGCGGCACGATCCTGCTCGACGAGGTCGGCGAGCTCCCGGCCTCGCTCCAGGTCAAGCTGCTGCGGGTGCTCGAGCAGCGGACGATCCGTCCGGTCGGCGCGAGCGGCGAGCGGCCGGTCGACGTGCGCGTCATCTCGGCTACGAACCAAGATCTCGCGGCGCTCGTCGAGGCCGGGCGATTCCGCACCGATCTGTACTACCGGCTGAACGTCATCCAGATCCACCTGCCGCGGCTCGTCGAGCGCAGAGAGGATCTCCCGGAGCTCGTGGGGGCGTTCCTGCCCGGCCTCGAGCCGATCGTCGGGCGTCGGATTTCGGGCGTGAGCAACGCGGCGATGCGCGCGCTCCTCGAGCACGACTTCCCGGGCAACGTCCGCGAGCTGAAGAACATCCTCGAACGCGCGGCCACGCTGGCGACCGGCCCGCAGATCGAGGTCGACGACCTCCCGCTCACCGTCATGCACAAGGGCAAGGGCGCGTCGCCGTGGCAGCAGTCGCTGCCCCAGGACGGCATCGATCTCGACGCCGCGCTCGAGGCGCTGGAGCGCAGGTACATCGAGCAGGCGCTCGCGCGCGCGGGAGGCGTGCAGACCCAGGCGGCCAAGCTGCTCGGCGTCACGTTCCGCTCGCTGCGGTACCGCATGGGCAAGCTCGGGCTCGCGCCACAGGAGGAAGAGAAGTGACGAAAATTGTCACTCGGGCTGACCTTATTGAGCATCTTTTCTAGCCCTGCTGGACAATCGAGGCTTGGATGATGAAAAAACTCATTGGTATCAATGTGTTGCAGACTTCCACGGTCGAGGAATGGAAATTGCTACGAGGAGGGGATGTCATGGAGAGGAACTCAAGACGACAAGCCGGTTTTACGATCATCGAGTTGATGATCGTCGTCGCGATTCTGGGCATCCTGGCGGCCGTCGCGATCGTCTCGTACAAGGCGTATGTCCAGCGCGCCCACAACTCCGAGGCGACGAGCGTCCTCGCCGACATCCGGCTCAAGCAGGAGGCGTACCGCGCCACGTTCCACAGGTACGCGAGCGTCGACACGGGCTGGACGCCGACGAGCGACCCGAGCTCCGAGGAGCAGAGGTGGCCGACCGAGACCGCACTGGACAGCGTCGGGGGACAATGGAGGCAGCTCGGCGTCATCCCGGACGGCGCTGTCTTTTTCGTTTACACAATGGAGACGGGCTCGCCGGGGACGGCGGCCACCCTGTTTGAAGGTCTGGAGCCGTTGACCTCCGCGGACTTCTGGTTCGCGGCGCGGGCGGTCCAGAATCTCGACGACGACAGCGAGTGCGGAGGGTTCGAGGTGTACTCGGGCAGCAGCCGTATCGTGGACTTCGACGAAGGGGAGGTCGACTGCCCGTGAGAGCGGTCGCGGCAATGCAACAGCGCCGGGCTTCGCGGCCCGGGCAAGAAAAAAGGAGCTGGAGATGAAGAAACGGATCAAACGTGGTTTCACCCTGATCGAGCTCATGATCGTTGTGGCGATCATCGGCATCCTGGCCGCCGTGGCGATCCCGGCGTTCCTCAACTACATGAAGAAGGCCAAGACGTCGGAGGCGACCCTGAACATCGACCGCATCTACGAGGGCGCGGTCAGCTATTTCGATTCCGAGCACGTCGGCCAGGGCGTCACGGGCACGATCATGCAGCACTGCCTGCCGCTTACCACCGGGTACACGCCGGATACGGGTTTGCTCAGCGGGGAGAAGTTCATCGCCTCCGATCACATGGCCTCCTTTGAAAGCGACTCATGGAAGGCGTTGGACTACTCCGTGGCCGACAACTTCTACTACGCCTACAACTTCACGGGCAGTGGGGCGACAGGGAATACGGTCACGGAAGGGGATGATTTCTTCGCTCAGGCTTCTGGCGATCTGGACGGCGACACGACCCTTTCGCTTTTCGAGCGCGCCGCGCAGGTGGTCTCGGGCGGCATCCAGGGCTCCTCGGGCGTCTACAAGAACGACCCGCTCGAGTAGTCCCCGTTCCCGTCCGTCGATCCGCTGCAACCCCCAAGACCTACTCCTTTCGAGAGCCGATCCGCTCGCGCACCAGCGCACGGCGCTTCACGAGATCCGCGCGGTGTTCGGGCGAACCCGCGGTCGCGGCTTCGGCCATCTCGAGGTAGCGCAGCGCGAGCTCGCGGTCGCCGAGCGCGGCCGCGGCGCCGGCTATGGAGATCATCGGGCGGTACGCGCGCGGATCTCTTCGGGCGGCCTCCTGGTACGCGCGAAGCGCCTTGTCCCATGCGCCGTCCGCTGCGTGGAGGTTCCCGAGCGAGAGCCACGCGAACACGAGTCCGCTGTCCGCTTTGACCGCGGCCGAGCACTGCGCGATGGCGGCGTCGTTCCGTCGCTGATCCGTGTACAGGGCGCAGAGGTTGGCGCGCGCATAAGCTTCGTTTTTCCGATCGTTCGAGGAGCGTGCCGCCTCGATCGCACGGTCGAACATCGCCTCCGCCGCATCCTCGCTGCCGCGCCAGCGCAGTGCGTGGGCGAGGTTGATGAGGCTCGGCGCGCGGCCGGGGTTGAGCTCCACCTCGCGGGACCAGAGCCGGAGATCGCCGCCCCAAGCGTGCGCGCGCAGCACGGCGAACAGGATCCAGATCGCGGCCAGGCCGCCGACCGCGAGGTAGGCGGGTCGCCGCTTAGCGAGACAGGCCGCGGCCGCGATGCAGGCGATCCCGGCCGCGGGGACGCATAAATACCGCGATCCGAGCACCCCGGTAAGCGCCACGGCGACGAGCGAAGGTGTGGCGGCGAATGCCCACCAGGAGATTCCGAACAGCATGGCGCGGTTTCTGCGCAGGACGAGCACGCCGACGACGAGCGACAGTGCGGCGGCAAGCCCGATCGCGGTTTCGGGCCCTGGAACACCTGGAACCTCGATCTCGAGCCCGAGCGGATGCGGGAGCACGGAGAAACGCGCCGCCAGCCCGAGCCCACCTATGGCACGCCATAAAGCTCCCTCGCGAATTGACGTGCTTGAGGGGTCGATGAACACCGCGCGAGCGGCGATCATTGCGACTGCGGCGGCGATCGTCGCTCCGAGCGACACGGCGAAGCGCGCGGAGCGGAGCCGAACGCCGATCGCGGTGCAGTACACGGCGAAGATCACGGGGAGCCACACGCCGCTCTCCTTCGAGAAGACGCACGCGACGCTTGCGAGCGCGAGCCCGACGAACGCCCATCTGCTCCCGCCCTGGCAGAGAGCGCCGCCCAAGAGCAGCGCCGCGAGCGTGGCGGCGAGCACCATCTGATCGCCGACGCTGGTCAGCAGGAGGATCGTATCGACCCCGCTCGGCACGACGGTGAAGAGCGCCGCGCCGGCGAACGCGGCCCGCCGCCCCGCGGCGGAGGACGAGCCGGGCGATGCGACCGCGCCGAGGCGGCAGAGGAGCGCGAAGAGGAGGAGACAGCAGGCCACGTGCAGCGCGGTGTGACAGATTCGATACCCGGTTGGACTCGTGCCGAACAGCCTGAGCTCTCCGGCCAGCGCAAAGAGGCTCGCCGGTCGGTAGAATGAACCGGGCCTCCCGCTCTCTTCGAGCATGGAGCGATAGGGTGCCGTGAGCAGCTCGCCCAACGAGCTCGTCGACGAAAAG
Protein-coding regions in this window:
- a CDS encoding sigma-54 dependent transcriptional regulator → MTNGTRILVVDDEQSVREMMAILLKRQGYDVATASSGVKAVEMIGAGAGFDLVVTDLLMDRGTGIDVLEAAKARDPHCAVILITAYGTTESAVEAMKKGAHDYLSKPFNLDEFVLIVRQALEHRELVRENIRLRAKVRGEYRFADMIGRSPAMREVIAVCQRVADTAATVLVSGESGTGKEVVARAIHFCGARAERRFVALNCGALPEPLMESELFGHVRGAFTGATEDKIGLFEAAEGGTILLDEVGELPASLQVKLLRVLEQRTIRPVGASGERPVDVRVISATNQDLAALVEAGRFRTDLYYRLNVIQIHLPRLVERREDLPELVGAFLPGLEPIVGRRISGVSNAAMRALLEHDFPGNVRELKNILERAATLATGPQIEVDDLPLTVMHKGKGASPWQQSLPQDGIDLDAALEALERRYIEQALARAGGVQTQAAKLLGVTFRSLRYRMGKLGLAPQEEEK
- a CDS encoding tetratricopeptide repeat protein, which gives rise to MANEHESPAVERTASTGSSRARAALRRALFPAILVALALALYVPTWGHPFLWDDKAMLVDGTAFSSTSSLGELLTAPYRSMLEESGRPGSFYRPASLFALAGELRLFGTSPTGYRICHTALHVACCLLLFALLCRLGAVASPGSSSAAGRRAAFAGAALFTVVPSGVDTILLLTSVGDQMVLAATLAALLLGGALCQGGSRWAFVGLALASVACVFSKESGVWLPVIFAVYCTAIGVRLRSARFAVSLGATIAAAVAMIAARAVFIDPSSTSIREGALWRAIGGLGLAARFSVLPHPLGLEIEVPGVPGPETAIGLAAALSLVVGVLVLRRNRAMLFGISWWAFAATPSLVAVALTGVLGSRYLCVPAAGIACIAAAACLAKRRPAYLAVGGLAAIWILFAVLRAHAWGGDLRLWSREVELNPGRAPSLINLAHALRWRGSEDAAEAMFDRAIEAARSSNDRKNEAYARANLCALYTDQRRNDAAIAQCSAAVKADSGLVFAWLSLGNLHAADGAWDKALRAYQEAARRDPRAYRPMISIAGAAAALGDRELALRYLEMAEAATAGSPEHRADLVKRRALVRERIGSRKE